In one window of Bradyrhizobium sp. AZCC 1721 DNA:
- a CDS encoding tachylectin-related carbohydrate-binding protein, which yields MARTNASFGTGDLLSYADDGTPGNVNVGSPMVVGFGGWQDFKFLFSGRNVRRFEPTGLGGRMTGNALVRPALDVCDQAICENRIYAVRRPDDDLLSYGDDGTPGNVSSPVVVGVRHGWQDFWRLFSGVNLAGWPRIYGVASGGRLVSYGDDGTPGNVKHGSPVVIGPQVGAWSFDFIFSGRNVAGENRIYAVNHNGDLLTWGDNGTPGNLFAGNPWMVVGFGGWQDFKFLFSGRNVAGEDRIYAVNHNGELLSYRDNGTPGNVSSPVVVGVGGWQDFKFLFAGRNIADENRIYAVVA from the coding sequence ATGGCCAGGACAAATGCTTCGTTCGGGACCGGCGACCTGCTGTCCTATGCGGACGACGGGACTCCCGGTAATGTCAACGTTGGGAGCCCAATGGTCGTCGGGTTCGGCGGGTGGCAGGATTTTAAGTTTCTCTTCTCCGGTAGGAATGTTCGCCGGTTCGAGCCGACCGGCCTGGGCGGCCGGATGACGGGCAACGCGCTGGTTAGGCCAGCTCTGGACGTTTGCGATCAGGCGATCTGTGAGAACCGCATCTACGCTGTGAGGAGACCAGACGACGACCTGCTGTCCTATGGGGACGACGGAACTCCCGGTAATGTCTCGAGCCCAGTGGTCGTCGGGGTCCGGCACGGATGGCAGGATTTCTGGCGTCTCTTCTCCGGTGTAAACCTCGCCGGTTGGCCCCGCATCTACGGTGTGGCCAGCGGGGGCCGACTTGTGTCCTATGGGGACGACGGGACTCCCGGTAATGTCAAACACGGGAGCCCGGTGGTTATCGGGCCCCAAGTTGGTGCGTGGTCTTTCGATTTTATCTTCTCCGGTAGGAACGTCGCCGGTGAGAACCGCATCTACGCTGTGAACCACAACGGCGACCTGCTGACCTGGGGGGACAACGGAACTCCCGGTAATCTCTTTGCCGGGAACCCATGGATGGTCGTCGGGTTCGGCGGGTGGCAGGATTTTAAGTTTCTCTTCTCTGGTAGGAACGTTGCCGGTGAGGACCGCATCTACGCTGTGAACCACAACGGCGAACTGCTGTCCTATAGGGACAACGGAACTCCCGGTAATGTCTCGAGCCCAGTGGTCGTCGGGGTCGGCGGATGGCAGGATTTTAAGTTTCTCTTCGCCGGTAGGAACATCGCCGATGAGAACCGCATCTATGCTGTGGTCGCCTAA
- a CDS encoding glutathione S-transferase family protein produces MHENAQSGREADRSSGPKMRLFSAALSMFGAKVQIAAHEKDIDFELVMVPFTQKEGYAPKHPEVLRINPKRQVPVLIDGDLEIFDSTQIFEYLEDIKPSPALWPATPAARAWARRLEHESDEVYFPHIIKLMPLWNTPRDPAGKPAREAAAAYYRTMERVLGDREFLAGEYSFADIAFYMAQLFGARMGADMTGETPRLLQWRQRMTTRPAVIKVVRPMADYLRSDGRSVPAFLSPIVT; encoded by the coding sequence ATGCACGAGAATGCTCAATCCGGTCGAGAAGCCGATCGAAGCAGCGGCCCCAAGATGCGGCTGTTCTCCGCCGCCCTGAGCATGTTCGGCGCAAAGGTTCAGATCGCTGCACACGAGAAGGACATCGATTTCGAACTGGTCATGGTCCCCTTCACCCAGAAGGAGGGTTATGCGCCGAAGCATCCGGAAGTCCTGCGCATCAATCCGAAGCGCCAGGTCCCGGTGCTGATCGATGGCGATCTCGAGATTTTCGATTCCACCCAGATCTTCGAGTATCTCGAAGACATCAAGCCGAGCCCTGCGCTGTGGCCTGCGACCCCTGCCGCGCGAGCCTGGGCTCGCCGGCTGGAGCATGAATCGGACGAGGTCTATTTCCCGCATATCATCAAATTGATGCCGCTCTGGAATACGCCAAGGGATCCTGCCGGGAAGCCCGCGCGCGAGGCCGCTGCTGCCTATTATCGAACCATGGAGCGTGTCCTTGGCGACCGCGAGTTTCTCGCCGGCGAATACTCCTTTGCCGATATCGCGTTCTATATGGCCCAGCTCTTCGGTGCCCGCATGGGTGCCGACATGACCGGCGAAACGCCGAGACTTCTGCAATGGCGGCAGCGCATGACGACGAGACCGGCCGTCATCAAGGTCGTTCGACCGATGGCCGACTATTTGCGCAGCGATGGCCGCAGCGTTCCAGCGTTTCTCTCGCCAATAGTGACGTGA
- a CDS encoding Bug family tripartite tricarboxylate transporter substrate binding protein, translating into MMPFHTRLFGAVVALTLAATAPALSQQLELKIMAPAAPGGGWDQTARAMQQALVAAKIARSVQVTNVAGAGGSIGIAQFVNGAKGDGNQMMVNGFVMVGALAMNKSPVTLEQVTPIARLTEEIQVIVVPANSPLKTAQDLAAAVKADIAKVTFAGGSAGGVDHVMAALFAGTIGADAKKINYIPFSGGGESLAAILGGKVTAGISGLSEYEGQIKSGKLRALGVTSEKRIAGIDIPTFKEQGIDLVLANWRSVVAPPGITPEQRKTLSDAVEKMIKSDAWKDILKQKGWDDAYLSGDAFADFLKKETARVTDVLKSVGLVKS; encoded by the coding sequence ATGATGCCGTTTCATACGCGCCTGTTCGGCGCGGTCGTCGCGTTGACGCTTGCAGCCACAGCACCTGCCCTCTCGCAGCAGCTCGAGCTCAAGATCATGGCGCCCGCAGCCCCCGGCGGCGGCTGGGATCAGACCGCCCGCGCGATGCAGCAGGCTTTGGTCGCTGCCAAGATCGCCCGTAGCGTCCAGGTCACGAACGTTGCCGGCGCCGGGGGCAGCATCGGCATCGCGCAGTTCGTCAATGGCGCCAAGGGTGACGGCAACCAGATGATGGTGAACGGCTTCGTCATGGTTGGCGCGCTCGCCATGAACAAGTCGCCGGTGACGCTCGAACAGGTGACGCCGATTGCGCGCCTCACCGAGGAAATCCAGGTGATCGTGGTGCCGGCGAATTCGCCGCTCAAGACAGCGCAGGATCTTGCCGCGGCCGTGAAAGCCGATATCGCCAAGGTAACCTTTGCCGGCGGCTCGGCCGGCGGCGTTGATCATGTGATGGCAGCGTTGTTTGCGGGAACGATCGGCGCCGACGCCAAGAAGATCAACTACATTCCATTTTCCGGCGGCGGCGAGTCGCTGGCGGCCATTCTCGGCGGCAAGGTCACCGCAGGCATTTCGGGCCTGAGCGAATACGAAGGACAGATCAAATCCGGCAAATTGCGCGCGCTCGGCGTGACCTCGGAGAAACGTATCGCCGGAATCGATATTCCGACCTTCAAGGAACAAGGGATCGACCTCGTGCTCGCCAACTGGCGTTCGGTGGTCGCGCCTCCCGGGATCACGCCGGAGCAGCGCAAGACGTTGAGCGACGCCGTCGAGAAGATGATCAAGTCCGACGCCTGGAAGGACATCCTCAAGCAGAAGGGCTGGGATGACGCCTATCTTTCTGGCGATGCGTTCGCCGACTTCCTGAAGAAGGAAACCGCGCGTGTCACCGACGTCTTGAAGTCGGTCGGCCTCGTCAAATCATGA
- a CDS encoding CPCC family cysteine-rich protein, with amino-acid sequence MPPSPLFPCPCCGFPTLSERSAWEICCVCWWEDDGQGDVSVMRFGEDRTGATRSPLRARIFSRMATCTTGEKESRSLSDPQ; translated from the coding sequence ATGCCGCCCAGCCCTTTATTCCCTTGTCCGTGCTGTGGATTTCCCACTCTTTCCGAGAGGAGTGCATGGGAAATCTGCTGCGTTTGCTGGTGGGAAGATGATGGTCAGGGCGATGTAAGCGTCATGAGGTTTGGGGAGGACCGAACGGGAGCTACTCGCTCGCCGCTGCGCGCGCGAATTTTTTCTCGCATGGCCACATGTACGACCGGGGAAAAGGAATCCAGATCGTTGAGCGACCCTCAGTAG
- a CDS encoding adenylate/guanylate cyclase domain-containing protein: MVPKTQYAKSGDVRIAYQVVGEGPFDLVFVPGFISNLDVAWEEPYRARVWTRLAAFARLIMFDKRGTGLSDRTVGVPTLEERMDDVRAVMDAVGSEQAALFGISEGGAMSVLFAATYPERTRALVLYGAYGHFRSWVLPPDEIEGALERMEKNWGTGESLRLFAPSVASDETFKLAWARFERLGASPSAVVALMRMNSEIDVRPVLPSIQVPTLIIHRQGDVRVNVEAGRFMARQIPNAKYLELPGSDHLLWTGETERALDEVEEFLTGSRCAIESDRVLATVLFTDIVNSTKRAETIGDRAWHDVLDRHNALVRREISRHRGHEVRTMGDGFLATFDGPARSIRCALAINEGVEALGLQVRAGLHTGEIEITDTDLSGIAVHIASRVATMAKPGQVLVSNTVRDLVAGSNIRFHDEGSHSLKGITESVRLFAAER, translated from the coding sequence ATGGTTCCGAAAACGCAATACGCAAAGAGCGGTGATGTTCGCATCGCCTATCAGGTTGTCGGCGAAGGGCCGTTCGACCTCGTGTTCGTTCCCGGTTTCATTTCCAACCTCGATGTCGCTTGGGAAGAACCCTATCGTGCGCGAGTCTGGACCCGCTTGGCGGCCTTCGCCCGCCTGATCATGTTCGACAAGCGCGGCACCGGGCTTTCTGACAGGACGGTTGGCGTGCCAACCCTGGAAGAGCGCATGGATGACGTTCGCGCCGTCATGGATGCCGTGGGCTCGGAGCAGGCCGCCCTGTTCGGCATCTCCGAAGGCGGCGCGATGTCAGTCCTGTTCGCGGCCACCTACCCGGAACGCACCCGAGCACTGGTCCTGTATGGCGCCTATGGCCACTTCCGCTCGTGGGTTTTGCCGCCGGACGAAATCGAAGGCGCCCTGGAACGCATGGAGAAGAATTGGGGGACCGGCGAGAGCCTCCGTTTGTTCGCGCCCAGCGTGGCATCAGATGAGACGTTCAAGCTGGCATGGGCCCGCTTTGAACGTCTCGGTGCAAGTCCCTCTGCGGTCGTCGCACTTATGCGAATGAACAGCGAAATCGATGTCCGTCCAGTCCTACCGTCGATCCAGGTGCCAACGTTAATCATTCATCGACAAGGGGACGTTCGCGTCAACGTTGAAGCCGGCCGGTTCATGGCCCGGCAAATCCCCAACGCAAAATATCTTGAACTGCCCGGCAGCGATCACCTGTTGTGGACTGGCGAAACAGAACGGGCATTGGATGAGGTTGAGGAGTTTCTGACAGGGTCGCGGTGCGCAATCGAATCTGATCGCGTGCTCGCCACCGTGCTGTTCACTGACATTGTGAACTCAACCAAGCGTGCCGAGACGATCGGGGATCGCGCATGGCACGACGTGCTTGACCGGCACAACGCTCTCGTGCGGCGGGAGATCTCGCGACATAGAGGGCATGAAGTAAGGACAATGGGAGACGGCTTCCTGGCAACCTTTGACGGGCCGGCTCGATCAATCCGGTGCGCGCTGGCGATCAATGAGGGCGTTGAAGCGCTTGGGCTGCAGGTGAGGGCCGGCCTTCACACCGGCGAGATCGAAATCACCGATACTGATCTGAGCGGCATCGCGGTCCACATTGCATCACGCGTTGCGACGATGGCAAAGCCCGGGCAGGTTCTGGTGTCGAATACAGTCCGTGATCTTGTCGCAGGCTCGAACATCCGGTTTCACGATGAAGGCAGTCATTCCCTCAAGGGCATCACAGAAAGCGTTAGATTGTTCGCAGCCGAACGTTAG
- a CDS encoding Crp/Fnr family transcriptional regulator: MRAVLDYCTGGVEREVPASTVLIYEGGKTGHLFVLIRGRLEVIKGDSVVAVLSEPGAMLGEMSVLLEQPHTATVRAASDSVVYEFDDAAAFLRDQPAVALLIARLLAQRLNVATTYLADLMHQYGDHGNHLSMVGELLQSMINLPPTQVSPGSDRQSDSRL; the protein is encoded by the coding sequence ATGCGCGCGGTACTGGACTATTGCACCGGAGGAGTGGAACGGGAGGTGCCGGCCAGCACCGTTCTCATTTACGAGGGCGGCAAGACCGGGCATCTCTTTGTCCTGATCCGAGGGCGGCTTGAGGTCATCAAGGGCGACAGCGTCGTGGCCGTCCTCAGCGAGCCGGGGGCGATGCTGGGCGAAATGTCGGTGCTGCTCGAGCAGCCCCATACAGCGACCGTGCGCGCCGCTTCCGATTCTGTGGTCTACGAGTTCGACGACGCCGCGGCGTTCCTGCGCGACCAGCCGGCGGTGGCGCTCTTGATCGCGCGGTTGCTTGCGCAGCGCCTCAATGTCGCGACCACCTATCTCGCCGATCTCATGCATCAGTATGGCGACCACGGTAACCATCTCTCGATGGTCGGCGAACTCCTGCAGAGCATGATCAACCTGCCGCCGACGCAGGTTTCGCCAGGCTCGGATCGGCAATCCGACTCCAGACTCTAG
- a CDS encoding adenylate/guanylate cyclase domain-containing protein, giving the protein MQQIADWLEKLGLGQYALRFAENGIDIGVLPELTDQDFDRLGVLLGHRRKMLRAIAELKQVELVDEPARRHDAERRHLTVMFCDLVGSTELSARLDPEDMWEVIRAYRTACARVITTYDGSIARFVGDGVLAYFGYPRAHEDDAERAVRAGLDMIAAIRPLETRAEQVEVRIAIATGLVVVGDLISGGASEQQAMVGDTPNIAARLQGLAEPGAVIVAASTRELLGELFNFRGLGLRQVKGISEPIAVWAVEGGAASESRFEAVRTARSLGFVGRKAEIEFALSRQQLAWQGQGQVVLISGEAGIGKSRLVAMLCENPVLGAHCRVRYQCSPYHINSALHPFVAQLERGAGIRSQDTPEQKLDKLEAMLALGTQQVANAAPLIAALLSIATGERYPPIGLNPVQQRRQTFAALLDQLEGLARQQPVLIVCEDMHWADATTLELFDLAVDRIRGLPILALMTFRPEFEPPWAGLANVSLLRLDRLDRQDARTLIEQVTVGRQLPGEMMTRIIDRTDGIPLFIEELTKTILESGLLVEDAGRYRLDRPLPPLAIPATLQDSLMARLDRLAPVKEVAQIGAAIGRDFSYTLLRCVAGRDDLTLNTALRQLEEAELLLRRGTPPEASYSFKHALVQEAAYESLLKSRRQLLHKHIGDVLRDQFPAVAETEPEVVAYHFTEAGLDGVALDWWLKAGQQALKRSAYTEAIAHLGKAIAIADGLPDDPGRTMSRLHLQIIYSRALRGSLGHSAPQTVAAWTRARQFAADINDPVELAPIYSGLFNACLTHGEIAPMWELADATMNAANRHPDSPVAAVVAHWTNGATCWFGGDYMNARTHLEQALATYGAEPNLETFRASTLDLPFVIMRFLALVLWPIGQIDRARRLAAEAVRSAGEKRALSQANALVHKAVFDGLCGGPLQQTETILALALARDHTMPLYVAAGTYLTGLAKWRAGDREAGLAEMRRGWTLLHENDCYLCEPFWGMQVAMANAAAGQTDAGLEILRELIDVTEQSGQHWLDAELHRARGELLLRRDPTNLYGAEGAFNRALEIARSQQTKAFELRSAIGLARLCINNGREAAGSEVVARALVDFETGQDFPEIEQAKKLLRKSR; this is encoded by the coding sequence ATGCAGCAGATTGCAGACTGGCTCGAGAAGCTTGGACTTGGACAATACGCGTTGCGTTTTGCCGAGAATGGAATCGATATCGGTGTCCTTCCCGAGCTGACGGATCAGGACTTCGATAGACTCGGAGTCCTGCTGGGCCATCGCCGCAAGATGCTGCGCGCGATCGCCGAACTCAAGCAAGTCGAATTAGTCGACGAGCCGGCTCGTCGGCATGATGCCGAGCGACGCCACCTCACCGTGATGTTCTGCGATCTGGTCGGCTCGACTGAGCTGTCTGCTCGCCTTGATCCAGAGGACATGTGGGAGGTGATCCGCGCCTATCGGACGGCCTGCGCCAGAGTTATTACCACCTACGACGGCAGCATCGCCAGGTTTGTCGGCGACGGAGTGCTCGCCTATTTTGGTTACCCCCGCGCGCACGAGGATGACGCCGAGCGCGCCGTGCGAGCCGGGCTCGACATGATCGCCGCAATAAGGCCGCTCGAAACGCGCGCGGAACAGGTTGAGGTGCGGATCGCGATCGCGACTGGACTTGTCGTGGTGGGCGACCTCATCAGCGGAGGCGCGTCGGAGCAGCAGGCGATGGTCGGCGATACGCCGAACATCGCCGCCCGGCTCCAGGGCCTGGCTGAGCCGGGGGCGGTTATCGTCGCTGCTTCGACGCGCGAGCTGCTTGGAGAATTGTTCAATTTCCGTGGCCTCGGCCTGCGCCAGGTCAAGGGCATCTCCGAACCCATCGCGGTCTGGGCGGTCGAAGGTGGGGCGGCGTCGGAGAGCCGCTTCGAGGCGGTGCGCACGGCGCGCTCGCTGGGCTTTGTCGGCCGTAAGGCAGAAATCGAATTCGCGCTCTCGCGCCAGCAGTTGGCGTGGCAGGGGCAAGGTCAGGTGGTGTTGATTTCCGGCGAGGCCGGGATCGGCAAATCGCGCCTGGTCGCAATGCTCTGCGAGAACCCTGTGTTGGGGGCACACTGCCGGGTGCGGTATCAGTGCTCGCCTTACCACATCAACAGTGCGCTTCATCCCTTTGTCGCTCAACTCGAGCGCGGCGCCGGTATCAGGTCACAGGACACGCCCGAGCAAAAGCTCGACAAGCTTGAGGCAATGCTTGCACTTGGAACGCAGCAGGTGGCCAACGCGGCACCGCTGATCGCAGCACTTCTTTCGATCGCAACGGGCGAGCGCTATCCGCCGATCGGCTTGAATCCGGTGCAGCAGCGGCGACAGACGTTCGCCGCCCTCCTCGATCAGCTCGAGGGTTTGGCCCGGCAGCAACCTGTGCTGATCGTCTGCGAGGATATGCATTGGGCCGACGCCACGACACTTGAGCTGTTCGATCTCGCGGTCGACCGGATCAGGGGCTTGCCGATCCTCGCGCTCATGACTTTCCGGCCCGAGTTCGAGCCGCCTTGGGCGGGTCTCGCCAATGTCAGCCTGCTGCGGCTCGACCGACTTGACCGGCAGGACGCGCGCACTCTGATCGAGCAGGTGACCGTCGGTCGACAGCTGCCAGGCGAAATGATGACGCGGATCATCGACAGGACGGATGGCATCCCGTTGTTTATCGAGGAACTGACCAAGACAATACTGGAATCCGGACTGCTGGTGGAAGATGCCGGGCGCTATCGCCTTGATCGTCCGCTACCGCCACTCGCCATTCCCGCGACGCTGCAAGACTCGCTGATGGCGCGCCTTGACCGACTGGCGCCGGTCAAGGAAGTGGCACAGATAGGCGCCGCCATTGGCCGCGACTTCTCATACACATTGCTGCGGTGTGTGGCAGGGCGCGATGATCTGACGCTGAACACCGCGTTGAGGCAACTGGAAGAGGCCGAACTGCTATTGCGCCGCGGGACGCCGCCGGAAGCGAGCTACAGCTTCAAGCACGCGCTGGTCCAGGAAGCGGCGTATGAGAGCCTGCTCAAGAGCCGCCGGCAACTGCTGCACAAACATATTGGCGATGTGCTGCGCGATCAGTTTCCGGCCGTCGCCGAGACCGAGCCCGAAGTCGTGGCCTATCACTTCACCGAGGCGGGACTCGACGGGGTTGCTCTCGATTGGTGGCTCAAGGCAGGCCAGCAGGCGCTCAAGCGCTCCGCCTATACCGAGGCAATCGCGCATCTCGGCAAGGCAATTGCAATTGCCGACGGGCTGCCGGATGACCCGGGCCGAACCATGAGCCGGCTTCATCTTCAAATTATCTACAGCCGCGCGCTGCGGGGCAGCCTCGGGCACAGCGCCCCCCAAACCGTCGCCGCGTGGACGCGCGCCCGGCAATTCGCGGCTGATATCAATGATCCGGTTGAGCTGGCGCCGATCTATTCGGGATTGTTCAATGCCTGTCTGACGCATGGCGAGATCGCGCCGATGTGGGAGTTGGCGGATGCAACCATGAACGCCGCCAATAGGCACCCGGACTCCCCAGTGGCCGCAGTTGTCGCGCATTGGACAAACGGGGCGACCTGCTGGTTCGGCGGCGACTATATGAACGCGAGAACGCATCTTGAGCAGGCGCTTGCGACCTATGGTGCGGAACCGAATCTGGAGACCTTCAGGGCTTCAACGCTGGACCTGCCGTTCGTCATCATGAGATTTCTTGCTCTGGTGCTTTGGCCGATCGGACAGATTGATCGCGCCCGCCGGCTCGCCGCGGAAGCGGTGCGTTCCGCGGGAGAAAAGCGAGCGCTCTCCCAAGCCAATGCGCTCGTCCATAAGGCGGTTTTCGACGGACTGTGCGGCGGGCCGTTACAGCAAACAGAGACAATCCTTGCGCTCGCCCTCGCTCGCGACCATACGATGCCGTTGTATGTAGCCGCGGGCACATATCTCACTGGCCTTGCAAAGTGGCGCGCCGGCGACCGAGAGGCCGGGCTTGCGGAAATGCGTCGAGGTTGGACCTTGCTGCATGAGAATGACTGTTACCTTTGCGAACCCTTTTGGGGAATGCAGGTTGCCATGGCGAATGCAGCGGCAGGACAAACGGACGCTGGGTTGGAGATACTGCGCGAGTTGATCGACGTGACAGAACAGTCTGGTCAGCATTGGCTCGATGCCGAACTGCATCGTGCTCGGGGTGAGCTTCTGTTGCGTCGCGACCCGACGAACCTCTACGGGGCTGAAGGCGCCTTTAACCGGGCGCTTGAGATAGCCCGAAGCCAGCAGACGAAAGCTTTCGAATTGCGCAGCGCAATTGGACTTGCGCGTCTTTGCATCAACAACGGCCGGGAAGCGGCCGGATCCGAGGTGGTCGCGCGAGCGCTCGTCGATTTTGAAACGGGGCAAGACTTCCCCGAAATCGAACAGGCGAAGAAACTGCTCAGGAAAAGCCGCTAG
- a CDS encoding tripartite tricarboxylate transporter permease: protein METFAALAHGMAVAVQPMNLLYALIGVFLGTAVGVLPGIGPALTVALLLPVTYKLDPGGSLIMFAGIYYGGMYGGSTTAILINTPGESASMATALEGNKMAKAGRGGPALATSAIGSFVAGTIATIGLAFLAPWLVDFAVRFGPEDYFALMCVAFVTVSATFGDSPIRGLTSLFIGLTLGLIGIDKLTGQARLAFGIPELLDGVEVTTLAVGLFALGEALYVASRRHHAEEKIEPVRGSLWMTKQDWMRSWKPWLRGTMFGFPIGALPAGGAEIPTFLSYSTEKRLSKHPEEFGKGAIEGVAGPEAANNASAAGTLVPLLTLGLPTSATAAMMLAGFQQYGLNPGPLLFAERPDLVWGLIASLFIANVMLLVLNLPLVGLWVKLLAIPQPWLYAGILVFATMGTIAAKPSVVELSMLAAFGVLGFLMRRFDFPIAPVVVGLILGPIAESQLRRALAISLGDPIVLLQSPMSATLLGIALIALVAPFVLKGLGRFKASED, encoded by the coding sequence ATGGAAACCTTCGCTGCGCTTGCGCATGGCATGGCCGTCGCCGTCCAGCCGATGAACCTGCTTTATGCGCTCATCGGCGTGTTCCTCGGCACTGCCGTAGGCGTGCTGCCCGGCATCGGACCGGCGCTCACCGTCGCGTTACTGTTGCCGGTGACCTACAAGCTCGATCCCGGCGGCTCGCTGATCATGTTCGCCGGAATTTATTACGGCGGCATGTATGGCGGATCGACCACCGCCATCCTCATCAACACGCCCGGCGAGAGCGCGTCGATGGCAACCGCGCTCGAGGGCAACAAGATGGCCAAGGCCGGCCGCGGCGGTCCGGCGCTGGCGACGTCGGCGATCGGCTCATTCGTCGCGGGCACCATTGCCACCATCGGCCTGGCTTTTCTCGCACCGTGGCTGGTGGATTTTGCCGTGCGCTTCGGGCCTGAAGATTATTTCGCGCTGATGTGCGTGGCCTTCGTGACGGTGTCTGCGACCTTCGGCGATTCGCCGATCCGCGGGCTGACCAGCCTGTTCATCGGGCTGACGCTCGGGCTGATCGGCATCGACAAGCTCACCGGCCAGGCCCGGCTCGCGTTCGGAATTCCCGAACTGCTCGACGGCGTCGAGGTGACGACGCTGGCGGTCGGCCTGTTCGCCTTAGGCGAAGCGCTCTACGTCGCATCGCGCCGCCATCACGCCGAGGAGAAGATCGAGCCGGTGCGCGGCTCGCTGTGGATGACGAAGCAGGACTGGATGCGGTCGTGGAAGCCGTGGCTGCGCGGGACGATGTTCGGCTTTCCGATTGGTGCGCTTCCCGCGGGTGGCGCGGAAATTCCGACATTCCTGTCCTACTCGACCGAGAAGCGGCTGTCGAAACATCCGGAGGAATTCGGCAAGGGCGCGATCGAAGGCGTCGCCGGGCCGGAAGCTGCCAACAACGCCTCCGCCGCCGGCACGCTTGTGCCGCTATTGACGCTCGGGCTTCCGACCTCGGCGACGGCTGCGATGATGCTGGCGGGCTTTCAGCAATACGGGCTGAACCCGGGACCGCTGCTGTTCGCCGAGCGGCCCGATCTGGTGTGGGGCCTGATTGCGAGCCTCTTCATCGCCAACGTGATGCTGCTGGTACTCAACCTGCCGCTGGTCGGGCTATGGGTAAAACTGCTCGCGATCCCACAGCCGTGGCTGTACGCCGGCATTCTCGTGTTCGCGACCATGGGCACCATCGCCGCAAAACCTTCGGTGGTCGAGCTGTCGATGCTGGCAGCCTTCGGCGTGTTGGGCTTCCTGATGCGTCGGTTCGACTTCCCGATCGCACCTGTCGTCGTCGGCCTCATCCTGGGTCCAATCGCCGAAAGCCAGTTGCGCCGCGCGCTCGCGATCAGCCTCGGCGATCCCATCGTGCTGCTGCAGAGTCCGATGTCGGCGACGCTGCTCGGCATTGCGCTGATTGCGCTAGTAGCGCCGTTCGTGCTGAAGGGGCTCGGCCGGTTCAAGGCGAGCGAGGACTAG
- a CDS encoding ArsR/SmtB family transcription factor: MASFEDDVESAFRALASDRRLLILEWLKRPRAHFRPQVDGDLVKDGVCGVLIAEKLGVSQPTVSEHLKILSQAGLVSAKRVKQWTFYKRDEARIAKLKAAMLEKI, translated from the coding sequence ATGGCTTCTTTCGAGGATGACGTCGAGTCTGCTTTTCGCGCGCTCGCCAGCGATCGGCGGCTGTTGATCCTGGAATGGCTGAAACGCCCCCGGGCGCATTTTCGCCCGCAGGTCGACGGCGACCTCGTCAAGGACGGCGTGTGCGGGGTCTTGATTGCCGAAAAGCTCGGCGTCAGCCAACCCACCGTGAGCGAGCATCTGAAGATATTGTCGCAGGCGGGACTGGTGAGCGCCAAGCGCGTCAAGCAGTGGACGTTCTACAAGCGCGACGAAGCGCGCATCGCCAAGCTGAAAGCCGCCATGCTCGAAAAGATCTGA
- a CDS encoding tripartite tricarboxylate transporter TctB family protein, with amino-acid sequence MTDLPQAPAARRIDRAGLVVAAALAALAAVLVWDSRQLPATTMYGMGPEVMPVVVAVGLGLLAIGNLIDALRGNLPPRESADPRAVLLILGGLALLIAIIGLGGGFILATSALFVTTSAAFGRRAILADLVIALVMTTLIYLAFDRVLTLSLPAGPLERLL; translated from the coding sequence ATGACGGACCTTCCGCAGGCCCCGGCGGCGCGGCGCATCGATCGTGCGGGCCTGGTCGTTGCCGCGGCGCTCGCAGCGCTTGCCGCGGTGCTGGTATGGGACTCCAGGCAACTGCCGGCTACCACCATGTACGGCATGGGGCCCGAGGTGATGCCGGTCGTCGTCGCGGTCGGGCTCGGCCTGCTCGCGATCGGCAATCTGATCGATGCGTTGCGCGGCAACCTGCCGCCGCGCGAAAGCGCCGATCCCAGAGCGGTGCTGCTGATCCTCGGCGGACTTGCGCTGCTGATCGCCATCATCGGCCTCGGCGGCGGCTTCATCCTGGCGACATCGGCGCTGTTCGTCACCACCTCGGCGGCGTTCGGGCGCCGCGCCATCCTCGCCGACCTCGTCATCGCGCTCGTGATGACCACGCTGATCTATCTCGCCTTCGATCGGGTGCTGACGCTGAGCCTGCCGGCCGGCCCTCTGGAAAGACTGCTGTAA